The Oncorhynchus masou masou isolate Uvic2021 chromosome 13, UVic_Omas_1.1, whole genome shotgun sequence genomic interval ttccctcaacactaaggtcATAAGAGAACCTAAtaactattttttttaaaattaaaaatcgCACTGTTAGTTTGGGCCAACAGTTTCACGgtaacgtctacacctgttgtatcccgATCATGCGACAAAaacgtgatttgatttgatctactgTGGGACACAGGCAATCGATTTGATTTAAGAACGATATAACAGTCTAGTCCTAGCACAAACTTTAAAGGAATAAAAAAGCAATAGAAGCCTTTTTGACATACATATTTTTAACAATAATAATGATCTCTTTCCAACATGCCAGCACGGCCCAACATTCACACTCTCTACTCTTCCTGCTGTGTGCTGTAATTAACTCGTGTATGATATTCAGTAGCTGCCATTGATCCAGATACCCATATCAGTCTGCCAGTCACCTCGACGGACTGTAGCTTGTAAACGGGCTTGTCAGAAGAGGAGTTGTTCGGCAGAAATAAAGAGCGCGTTTGAGGAGCTTCGCAGTTTTGTTGGTGGCACCCCTCCCCTCAGCGCGCCGTGAGCGTTTCACCCTATCCGGTGACGGTGCTCGTTTGTAATTCCTGCGCTCTTTCGCGAGAGACAGCTCGCAGTCGCAGTTGTCTTCCCTTGTGCTCTGTCGCCGTTCGCTGTCGTCGTGCGCAACGAACGGTGGTTGACGTTTATCGTGACAGCGAACGAACAAGACGGAATATAATTTAGCCGAGCCGGAGAGCTTTGCTTTGTTGGCGACGGAGGAACAAGGACATCTGACGCGACAGTCTCAACCGCTCTGTGTTCGGGTGTGTGTAGGCTGTAGGAATGCGCTATAGAAGTCAACGGTGAGTAGGCTAGTGTATGATCAACTTTTATGGGTTTCCCTCTGTGACTGGGATGGTTATGCAATGTGTAGCCTAGGCTATTTATGTGCGTATTTTGGCTTCCAGAGATTGGCTATTGACGGAGAGATGGGCTATTCCCTCTCCTTTGAGTAGTTTAATGCTCGACCAGAAAccatatacattacagtacatgtcATTATGTATAAACTACTGGGATTAAAGCTTTATTATAATGGGCTGCTTAAAATTATGTAGATACATGTCTCCCTGAACTTTTTTCTTtctatttattttacttttaatGTTCTTTGCTTTCCCTCTATACAGTAAAAACACCTGCGTTTCCctgacaacatgacaacaacagatcTGAACCTGACATCCCTCCTGAATGTGTCTGATCTCCACAAGGCAACACAGGGGGGATGTTCCCTGACCGGGACAGGCTTCCAGTTCTACTATCTGCCCACCGTGTACATCCTGGTGTTCGTCACCGGCCTGGTGGGGAACAGTCTATCCATCTGGATGTTTGTCTGCCACATGAGACCCTGGAGCAGCATCTCCGTGTACATGTTTAACCTGGCCCTGGCCGACTTCTGCTACGTCCTCTCCTTGCCCTTCCTCATCTTCTACTACTTTAATAAGACCGACTGGATATTCGGAGACGTTCTCTGCCGACTGCAGAGGTTTATATTCCACGTCAATCTGTACGGCAGCATCCTGTTCCTGACCTGTATCAGTGTCCACAGGTACACAGGAGTGGTCCACCCGCTCAAGTCTCTGGGAAGGCTCAAGAAGAAGAACGCCGTGCTCACCAGCGCCCTGGTCTGGGTCGTGGTCATAGCGAGTATCTCTCCCATCCTCTACTACTCCAGGACGGGGCAGAAACGGAACGCCACCACGTGCTACGACACCACCACGGAGGATGAGCTGCCGGGTTACTTTATCTACAGCATGTGTTTGACCGTGTTCGGCTTCTGCATCCCCTTCATCATCATCCTGGGTTGCTACGGGATGATCGTCAAGGCGCTGATCTGTAACGACATGAACAACGCCCCGTTACGGCGTAAGTCCATCCACCTGGTGATTATCGTGCTGGCCGTGTTCGCTGTGTCCTACCTGCCCTTTCACGTGATGAAGAACCTGAACATGCGAGCCCGGCTGTACTTCCAGGTCCCGGACATGTGTGACTTTAATAACCGGGTGTACGCCACTTACCAGGTGACGCGGGGACTGGCCAGCCTCAACAGCTGTGTGGACCCGGTCCTCTACTTCCTGGCTGGGGACACGTTCAGGAGGAAGTTGTCGAGAGCTACTATAAGACAATCCAAGAAGGGGGAGCTCCCACTGCAGTCCAGGAGTGAAGAGACGGCGCTCAACAGCCTGCCGGAGTATGTCAAGAACAGAGATGGACAGTTCTGAGAGAGATCTCGTTCCGGGTCTTGGTCTCTGGTCCGCGTGGTCCGTCTGAACCTCGTACAGGGGTTCTGTGTGAAAACGTACTGTGTATTGGTGCTGTGGACCTCGCAGACTGTGTGCACTGTGGATAGAACAGTCTGGGCGGGAATGTGACAAAGCTGACGATAGAAGTTTGTGTCTCTGTAATGCTTATCACTAGCTAGGTATTTTCTGAATGTGAACAAAGTGCTCATCCATCCATaaccagacagaaggagaagGTGAATAGGTTGATCTCCCTGTAAACAACTGCCCCTTGTTCCTCTATCAAACCAATGCTAATGTGTttgtaatggagagagagggctcTGCTAGCCGCCCAGTGGATGCTTCATAATCACTACCTGTTAGCAGGTAGAGAGTGGTGGCTGAGGCTAGGTGAGACACCAGGGATGACTGAGATCTATTACCAAGAGCCTGGGCCTTATGACTGCTCTGTGGAGGTTGACATACAGAGATTATAATGCACTATGAATGCTCTGAGTGGCTTTTCTCAGACTGCTACAAATGAAATGAACACCAGTACAGTCAGTATATCACTATGGCGTGCGCTGTGTGTCCATGGTCTATCTATTCTACATAATATGAAGGGACTATACTAGTCTCATGTGAATATGACACtatacagtaatatactgtaatatactgtaaatacagtaatatactgttatatacagtactatactgtaatatactgtaaatacagtaatatactgatatatacagtaatatactaatatatacagtaatatactgtaatgtgtgttgtagttgtactgtacagtttatgttgttattgttttttgtttttgttattgCATGAGTCCAGTGTAATTATCGGAAGGCAATTTACCAATGAAAAATCACGTCAGCCGTTTTCTATGAAGTGTTGAACTGTTTATATGCAGGTGACCATGCAGgtgaccatgtgaccatgtgATTTACCATGTGATTTAAATCAATCGTTACCTGATGTGTAAAACAGCCATGTTGAGTTTTCTGGGGGGGATTGTTAAACCCAATGAAATGTTTTTCACCTCTCAGTGTTCTGTACACATAACAATTAAAACGTCAATCTCTTTAGCCACCTTAGTAGGTGGAGAAAATCAACTTAAAACCTGGAACTATGTATGTTGTGCTATGTATCTGATTATCATCTTCCTAGTTGAGACATTTTCTGACTGGTCCTGAACTGGGCAGCAACTCTAGCAGTTCCACAGATGTTCATAGTATAATATTGAATGTGGATTGACTGATAATAGCATTAAATGCACAAGTTACCCCCATCCATATTATTGAGAGGTATGTAGACCTGATGAGGAAGTGGATGATATGATCATATCTGCCTTTTATAGAAATCTGTGGGACTGCACATTTGCTGCTCAGGTCAGGGGTCATGTTGCACACAGTTGCCCTGAAGTTGTACAGCATTTGGGGGTCAGTTGTGAATGTGTGAATAAACCTTTTATATAAAACATGTTTCTACCcaagtatctctctgtctgtctgtctgtctgtctgtctgtctgtctgtctgtctgtctgtctgtctgtctgtctgtctc includes:
- the LOC135553193 gene encoding P2Y purinoceptor 1-like, producing MTTTDLNLTSLLNVSDLHKATQGGCSLTGTGFQFYYLPTVYILVFVTGLVGNSLSIWMFVCHMRPWSSISVYMFNLALADFCYVLSLPFLIFYYFNKTDWIFGDVLCRLQRFIFHVNLYGSILFLTCISVHRYTGVVHPLKSLGRLKKKNAVLTSALVWVVVIASISPILYYSRTGQKRNATTCYDTTTEDELPGYFIYSMCLTVFGFCIPFIIILGCYGMIVKALICNDMNNAPLRRKSIHLVIIVLAVFAVSYLPFHVMKNLNMRARLYFQVPDMCDFNNRVYATYQVTRGLASLNSCVDPVLYFLAGDTFRRKLSRATIRQSKKGELPLQSRSEETALNSLPEYVKNRDGQF